From one Triticum urartu cultivar G1812 chromosome 3, Tu2.1, whole genome shotgun sequence genomic stretch:
- the LOC125543453 gene encoding heme-binding protein 2-like gives MERQHPAVPLLPVLLLLALLSPAARGSESPQYATVHAESDFEVRHYRDTVWMSAPSDDTSFHVATKLGFHRLFQYLMGANLNSSRIRMTTPILTSIVPGAGPLHSSAYFVRLYLPLEFQASPPVPLPELNLHPDRWPGHCVAVRSFSGYARDHNVVEEAEKLALSLSRSPWGNSTNHPSKNAYSIAQYNSPFRIVGRVNEVWFDVDCRSAGVEAY, from the exons ATGGAGCGGCAGCATCCGGCGGTGCCCTtgctccccgtcctcctcctcctcgcgctGCTCTCGCCGGCCGCCCGCGGCTCGGAGTCGCCGCAGTACGCGACGGTGCACGCGGAGTCGGACTTCGAGGTGCGGCACTACCGCGACACCGTCTGGATGTCCGCCCCCTCCGACGACACCTCTTTCCACGTCGCCACCAAGCTCGGCTTCCACAG GTTGTTCCAATACCTGATGGGCGCAAACCTCAACTCTTCCAGGATCAGAATGACGACCCCTATCCTAACAAGCATCGTCCCAGGCGCGGGGCCTCTCCACTCTTCGGCCTACTTTGTCCGGCTCTACTTGCCATTAGAGTTCCAAGCTTCCCCTCCTGTCCCTCTCCCGGAGCTGAACCTACATCCAGATAGGTGGCCAGGCCACTGCGTCGCCGTCAGGAGCTTCTCAGGCTACGCACGCGACCACAATGTCGTCGAGGAAGCTGAGAAACTCGCCTTGAGCTTGAGCCGGTCACCGTGGGGGAACTCCACGAATCACCCTAGCAAGAACGCCTACTCCATCGCACAGTACAACAGCCCCTTCCGCATCGTCGGCCGTGTCAACGAGGTGTGGTTCGACGTCGACTGCAGATCTGCTGGTGTGGAGGCTTATTAA